The following proteins are co-located in the Lentimicrobiaceae bacterium genome:
- a CDS encoding fumarate reductase/succinate dehydrogenase flavoprotein subunit, with protein sequence MIEFKSKVPEGPLENKWTKYKEEINLVNPANKRKLDIIVVGTGLAGASAAASLGELGFNVKVFCFSDSPRRAHSIAAQGGINAAKNYQNDGDSVYRLFHDTIKGGDYRAREANVYRLAELSNAIIDQSVATGVPFARDYGGLIMNRSFGGSLVSRTFYARGQTGQQLLIGAYSAMSRQIEKGTVKLYTRNEMMDVVIVDGKVRGIISRDMTNGEIQRHSAHVVILATGGYGNVFFLSTNAMASNGSAVWKAYKKGAMFANPCFSQIHPTCIPVDGDYQSKLTLMSESLRNDGRIWVPKNKEDAEAIRNGKMQPEDIAEEDRDYYLERRYPAFGNLVPRDVASRAAKERCDAGYGVGKSGFAVYLDFKEAIERLGKDAVEERYGNLFQMYYKIVDKNPYETPMMIYPAVHYTMGGLWVDYELQSTLEGLFVAGEANFSDHGANRLGASALMQGLADGYFILPYTIQNYLADQIKVKRIDTNLPEFEEAEKAVRSQIDKLLNIKGKHSVDHFHKKLGNIMWEYVGMSRNKEGLAKAVDLIKELKEEFWKDLNVPGTNEEMNMELEKALRLADYFEIGELMAHDAIHREESCGGHFREEHQTEDGETKRNDKDFMYVSIWEYKGEGNKPVMHKEQLNYKFVDVEQRSYK encoded by the coding sequence ATGATAGAATTTAAATCAAAAGTACCTGAAGGTCCGCTAGAAAATAAATGGACAAAGTACAAAGAAGAAATAAATCTAGTAAACCCTGCAAACAAAAGAAAACTAGATATAATAGTAGTTGGAACCGGCTTAGCCGGAGCGTCTGCTGCTGCATCGTTAGGCGAGTTGGGATTTAATGTTAAGGTGTTTTGTTTCTCAGATAGTCCCCGACGTGCCCATAGTATTGCAGCACAAGGTGGTATAAACGCAGCCAAAAATTATCAAAACGACGGCGACAGCGTTTACCGACTTTTTCATGATACTATAAAAGGCGGCGATTACAGAGCTCGCGAAGCCAACGTATATAGACTTGCAGAACTAAGCAACGCAATCATCGACCAGTCAGTTGCTACAGGAGTTCCTTTTGCACGCGACTACGGCGGATTGATAATGAACCGCTCATTTGGTGGCTCTTTGGTATCACGTACGTTCTATGCAAGAGGTCAGACCGGACAACAGCTTCTGATAGGAGCCTATAGCGCTATGAGCCGACAAATTGAAAAAGGCACCGTAAAGCTATATACCAGAAATGAAATGATGGACGTAGTTATAGTCGATGGCAAAGTTAGAGGTATTATTTCCAGAGATATGACTAATGGAGAAATACAACGACATTCGGCTCACGTAGTTATTTTAGCTACCGGCGGATATGGAAACGTATTCTTTTTATCAACAAATGCCATGGCTAGCAACGGCAGTGCTGTGTGGAAAGCGTACAAAAAAGGAGCTATGTTTGCCAACCCCTGTTTTTCGCAAATTCACCCAACTTGTATTCCTGTCGATGGCGACTATCAATCTAAGCTTACGCTTATGAGCGAAAGCCTTAGAAACGACGGTAGAATTTGGGTTCCTAAAAACAAAGAAGATGCAGAAGCCATTAGAAATGGAAAAATGCAACCCGAAGATATTGCGGAAGAGGACAGAGATTACTACTTAGAACGCAGATATCCAGCCTTTGGTAACTTAGTTCCACGAGATGTTGCATCAAGAGCTGCAAAAGAACGTTGCGACGCAGGTTACGGAGTTGGAAAATCAGGATTTGCAGTTTATTTAGATTTTAAAGAAGCTATAGAAAGATTGGGTAAAGATGCTGTAGAAGAAAGGTATGGCAACTTATTCCAGATGTACTACAAAATAGTCGATAAAAATCCTTACGAAACACCTATGATGATATATCCGGCTGTTCACTACACTATGGGAGGTTTGTGGGTCGATTATGAATTGCAATCAACTCTCGAAGGTTTGTTTGTCGCCGGCGAAGCCAACTTCTCCGATCACGGCGCTAACAGATTGGGTGCATCTGCGCTTATGCAAGGTCTAGCCGATGGGTACTTTATTCTGCCTTATACTATTCAAAACTACTTGGCAGACCAAATAAAAGTAAAACGTATTGATACCAATCTTCCTGAATTTGAAGAAGCTGAAAAGGCAGTTAGGAGTCAAATAGACAAACTGCTTAACATAAAAGGCAAGCACAGTGTCGATCATTTCCACAAAAAATTAGGAAATATCATGTGGGAATACGTTGGAATGTCGAGAAATAAGGAAGGACTTGCAAAAGCTGTTGATCTGATAAAGGAACTTAAAGAAGAGTTTTGGAAGGATTTGAATGTTCCGGGAACCAATGAAGAAATGAACATGGAGCTTGAAAAAGCCTTACGACTTGCCGACTACTTTGAAATAGGCGAACTTATGGCTCATGATGCTATACACAGAGAAGAATCATGTGGTGGGCATTTCAGAGAAGAGCACCAAACAGAAGACGGCGAAACCAAGCGTAACGACAAAGATTTTATGTATGTTTCGATTTGGGAATACAAAGGCGAAGGCAACAAGCCGGTAATGCACAAAGAACAACTTAATTACAAGTTTGTTGATGTTGAACAAAGGTCATATAAATAA
- a CDS encoding succinate dehydrogenase cytochrome b subunit has product MKSKLLHFSSITKKIIMALSGLFLITFLLVHLTINLFLLSNDGGVFYGKAVDFMTSNLIIKIFEYVLMFGFLLHIILGIIIQIKNWRSRPIRYKIEGFSHTSFFSKYMIHTGIIVLLFLLIHFFNFYFVKLGWVSAPEGVDTLDFYNMCHLLFSNGYYVVLYTILMVFLGFHLNHAFQSAFLTMGLHHSKYTPFIKFCGLLYSILVPLGFAIIPIYIYFT; this is encoded by the coding sequence ATGAAAAGTAAACTATTGCATTTCTCGTCAATTACGAAAAAAATAATAATGGCTCTGAGCGGATTGTTTCTTATAACTTTCCTGCTCGTACACCTTACTATTAACTTGTTTTTACTGAGCAACGACGGCGGAGTATTTTACGGAAAAGCCGTTGACTTTATGACAAGCAATCTGATTATCAAAATATTTGAATATGTATTGATGTTCGGTTTCTTGCTACACATTATTTTGGGTATAATCATTCAGATAAAAAACTGGCGTTCGAGACCTATCAGATACAAGATTGAAGGATTTTCGCACACTTCGTTTTTTTCCAAATACATGATACATACCGGAATAATAGTATTATTATTTTTGCTAATACACTTCTTTAACTTTTATTTCGTAAAGTTAGGTTGGGTCTCTGCCCCCGAAGGTGTTGATACTCTCGATTTTTATAATATGTGTCATCTGTTGTTTTCAAACGGATACTACGTTGTATTATATACTATTCTGATGGTTTTCTTAGGATTTCACCTAAACCATGCATTTCAATCGGCTTTTCTGACCATGGGATTACACCACAGTAAATACACGCCATTTATTAAATTTTGCGGTCTGCTGTATTCAATATTAGTTCCCTTGGGATTTGCAATTATACCCATTTATATTTATTTCACATAA
- a CDS encoding succinate dehydrogenase/fumarate reductase iron-sulfur subunit, translating into MKFKLKVWRQKNAKAKGKFETYIVDNISEHASFFEMLDILNNQLVEEGKDPVAFDHDCREGICGTCSLYINGRPHGPDDAITTCQLYMRKFKNNSTIYVEPWRSAAFPVIKDLVVDRNAFEKIMQAGGYISVNTGGVPDANAIPIAKDKSDLAMDAASCIGCGACVAACKNASAMLFVAAKVSHLALLPQGKVEAYHRVEKMVAKMDELGFGNCTNTGACEAECPKEVSMDFIARLNREFIGTKLGKQKKKKVIGSI; encoded by the coding sequence ATGAAATTCAAATTAAAAGTATGGCGTCAAAAAAATGCCAAAGCAAAAGGTAAATTTGAAACGTATATCGTTGATAATATTAGCGAACACGCTTCTTTTTTTGAAATGTTAGACATATTAAACAATCAACTTGTTGAAGAAGGAAAAGACCCTGTCGCATTCGACCACGATTGCCGTGAAGGAATATGCGGCACTTGTAGTCTGTACATCAACGGACGTCCGCACGGTCCCGACGACGCTATTACGACCTGTCAGCTGTACATGAGAAAGTTTAAAAACAACAGCACCATATACGTCGAACCGTGGAGGTCGGCGGCTTTTCCGGTTATTAAAGACTTAGTTGTCGATAGAAATGCATTTGAAAAAATTATGCAAGCAGGAGGCTATATCTCTGTCAATACCGGCGGTGTGCCCGATGCTAACGCAATCCCAATTGCTAAAGATAAATCAGATTTGGCAATGGATGCTGCTTCCTGTATAGGTTGCGGAGCCTGCGTTGCGGCTTGTAAAAATGCTTCGGCTATGCTTTTTGTTGCAGCAAAAGTGTCGCACCTTGCATTATTACCACAAGGCAAAGTTGAGGCGTACCATAGAGTTGAAAAAATGGTTGCCAAAATGGACGAATTAGGTTTTGGTAACTGCACTAATACAGGAGCTTGCGAAGCAGAATGTCCGAAAGAAGTTTCTATGGACTTTATTGCACGACTCAACAGAGAATTTATTGGAACTAAATTAGGCAAACAGAAAAAGAAGAAAGTTATAGGGTCTATTTAA
- a CDS encoding C69 family dipeptidase, giving the protein MKHFLTLTLIAALTVTMGYKANACTNFMVTKGASKDGSNFVSYSADSHALYGELYYWKAAKYPAGTMLDIYEWDSGKYKGQIEQALETYNVVGNMNEHQLAIAETTYGGRSELVDTTGIMDYGSLIYITLQRAKTAREAIDVIADLVVKYGYASSGESFSISDPNEIWYMELIGKGSPKLVTGKNKKTTIKHDKGAVWVAIRIPDGYVSGHANQARIHKFNQNDPENCIFSSDVISFARENGYFNGDDKDFSFCDAYAPIDFGAARFCEARVWSGFNRITDGMDKYLDFAKGENLTNKMPLYVKPNHKLSRKEVFGLMRDYYQDTDLDMSKDIGGGPYNSIVRWRPMTWKVDGVEYFHERATSTQQTGFVFVAESRPAPINTLGGIIWFGVDDTYTTVFTPMYSCMTRVPIEYAVGNGDLMEFSDNAAFWVFNQVSNLAYTRYSDMIKDIQPKQSELEEYYFSLIPVVDKIAQEKYRQNPEEAIEFLTNFSVSQGANTVREWKQLYRFLFTKYLDGNIKTPREVPAGYKYYAPKIEQPGYSEEYYRNLIKVTGDKFKVIQH; this is encoded by the coding sequence ATGAAACATTTTTTAACACTGACTCTAATTGCAGCTTTAACGGTAACAATGGGTTACAAAGCAAACGCTTGCACAAATTTTATGGTAACAAAAGGAGCTTCAAAAGACGGCTCCAACTTTGTCAGCTATTCAGCCGACTCGCACGCACTTTACGGCGAATTATACTATTGGAAAGCTGCTAAATATCCGGCAGGAACCATGTTAGACATTTACGAATGGGATTCCGGAAAATACAAAGGACAAATTGAACAAGCTCTTGAAACCTACAACGTTGTAGGAAACATGAACGAGCATCAATTAGCTATTGCCGAAACCACTTATGGTGGCAGATCTGAATTGGTTGATACAACCGGCATTATGGACTACGGTAGCCTAATATACATAACGCTTCAAAGAGCTAAAACTGCTCGCGAAGCTATTGACGTTATCGCCGACCTTGTTGTAAAATACGGTTACGCCAGCTCAGGAGAGTCATTCTCAATCAGCGACCCCAACGAAATTTGGTACATGGAGCTAATAGGTAAAGGAAGTCCTAAACTTGTAACAGGTAAAAACAAAAAAACAACCATAAAACACGACAAAGGAGCTGTTTGGGTTGCAATTCGCATTCCCGACGGATACGTTTCGGGACACGCAAATCAAGCTCGTATTCACAAATTCAACCAAAACGACCCCGAAAATTGCATATTCTCATCCGATGTTATCAGCTTTGCTAGAGAAAACGGATATTTTAATGGAGATGATAAAGATTTCAGTTTCTGCGATGCTTACGCACCAATCGATTTCGGCGCAGCCAGATTTTGCGAAGCTAGAGTTTGGAGCGGTTTTAACAGAATTACCGACGGAATGGATAAATATCTTGATTTTGCAAAAGGCGAAAACCTTACCAACAAAATGCCTTTGTACGTAAAACCTAATCATAAACTATCACGCAAGGAAGTTTTCGGACTTATGAGAGATTACTACCAAGATACCGACCTTGATATGAGCAAAGATATTGGTGGCGGTCCTTACAATTCTATTGTCAGATGGAGACCAATGACATGGAAAGTCGATGGTGTTGAGTATTTCCACGAAAGAGCTACCAGCACACAACAAACAGGCTTTGTTTTTGTAGCTGAGTCAAGACCTGCACCAATAAACACTTTGGGTGGTATTATTTGGTTTGGAGTTGACGATACCTACACAACTGTATTCACTCCTATGTACTCGTGTATGACGAGAGTACCTATAGAATATGCCGTTGGAAACGGAGACCTTATGGAATTTAGCGACAATGCGGCATTTTGGGTATTTAATCAGGTTAGTAATTTAGCTTACACCCGCTACAGCGACATGATTAAAGATATACAACCAAAACAAAGCGAATTAGAAGAATACTACTTCTCGTTGATCCCAGTGGTTGACAAAATTGCTCAGGAAAAATATCGTCAAAATCCCGAAGAAGCAATTGAGTTCCTGACAAACTTCTCAGTTTCGCAAGGTGCTAATACTGTTAGAGAGTGGAAACAATTGTACAGATTTCTTTTTACTAAATATTTAGATGGTAATATCAAAACCCCACGCGAAGTTCCCGCAGGCTATAAATATTATGCGCCTAAAATTGAACAACCGGGTTATAGCGAAGAATATTACAGAAATCTTATAAAAGTTACAGGCGATAAATTTAAAGTAATTCAACATTAA